In a single window of the Plasmodium cynomolgi strain B DNA, chromosome 6, whole genome shotgun sequence genome:
- a CDS encoding hypothetical protein (putative) encodes KCVESSAVEKWIESSAVEKWVGSSAVEKWVGSSAGENFSGSSTPPKGASHAPSTNAPGQSELVRQIRKSCRKDDLCSIYKFCDQFVHLLKLKQINNDDFSIVIHLLSKKKMHDNSFWRRIASTDNVNFIFNMNLKQIILTFYSIANSYKYTSLTFLNEFTQKFIFVLKCQKKFLSLSRRRKAMQQRASDPLAQENYHSYDESRHTIFQPVTNLIYHKGGTKIQADDYANEFTSLNKQKEKPTWNTLICKNDDQNIGPLFRNGKNHLNGLDLTLVCNTYSKLNNIENLQNVEELKQIMYKLFLYFLFFNKINYDHLILFMYSYKRVRGSIHTNVLRKVKKVLLSPPNGLHQNFLQLRVVHTLDVGSLNMLMNVLQRDSMKDETICKEMILAVVINLNLKNEKRTKIKGSVLSGENINCADRLDHFEDSLVNTPRCALSNSSNDTDEGTHHLVTACTPLHGDHFWMLKRRQTLLEHFTNKDYTYVAEKNHPPVKLKKKDFCFLVYNINKLKIKNYYNVYDYIKHELSASLPVMNVYSCCIMLDCLINLNILDQKLFKKILTTLKILFDKNHYNEKDVTDIFASLCRYDQKNSAHHIEILNFLQSLYLKVQIKLQKYNYINLISIFYSASYFNIIFTNNVLQDLCIDVLNNFQSMDMKLLLPFLYFLKSQNYEINIFFFNSIMEKVLSKIKDAHTFFYSFYILSNFTSKTLQKEIPILTKLAYLLRRNENILNVEEKLAIALHTVVTPVLMLNETFFLFCERTFVDILCAAPEEGHTRLNKSNQFDTTPKVTSPKWNNSFAPYFINSDNHNNFCFNTNFGSAELEVFLFLLLSDMYENKRLLFKKGDCLTTQDEKNKLAKLQGKQIHTRKLDVLFNFIYIKLQNDGLSYFVKNNIHSFDRQFCAKRLDTQRVHKYTTIFNSSKYSNEAGKNNGRTIQIFNEMREHFPDLEETLFNVIKICYEDFFIYKFFAKKKDEHFVNYWSQNERCSYADSFFLHRNDSIIIKLKKNMFINSLHIPYVLKPFL; translated from the coding sequence AAATGCGTCGAAAGCAGCGCAGTGGAGAAATGGATCGAAAGCAGCGCAGTGGAGAAATGGGTCGGAAGCAGCGCAGTGGAGAAATGGGTCGGAAGCAGCGCAGGGGAGAATTTCTCGGGAAGTAGCACACCCCCGAAAGGCGCAAGCCACGCCCCAAGCACGAACGCCCCGGGGCAGTCCGAACTAGTTAGACAGATAAGAAAGTCCTGCAGAAAAGATGATCTGTGCAGCATATACAAATTCTGTGACCAATTTGTGCACCTTCTGAAATTGAAGCAAATTAACAATGACGATTTTTCCATAGTAATTCACCTgttgagtaaaaaaaaaatgcacgaCAACAGCTTTTGGAGACGTATAGCCAGCACAGATAAtgtaaatttcattttcaacATGAACTTGAAGCAGATAATTCTCACCTTCTACAGTATTGCCAATTCGTACAAATATACCAGCTTGACCTTTTTAAACGAATTTACTCAGAAGTTCATATTTGTCTTAAAATGccagaaaaaattcctttctctttctcgAAGAAGAAAGGCGATGCAGCAAAGAGCAAGTGACCCCCTCGCACAAGAAAATTACCACTCGTACGATGAATCGAGGCACACAATTTTTCAGCCGGTCACCAATTTGATATACCACAAAGGGGGAACTAAAATTCAAGCCGACGATTACGCGAATGAATTCACATCTTTgaacaaacaaaaggaaaaacccACATGGAATACGCTAATTTGCAAAAACGATGATCAAAATATTGGCCCCCTTTTTAGGAACGGGAAAAATCATTTGAATGGTTTAGACCTAACCCTAGTATGCAACACATATTCTAAGCTGAACAACATAGAGAACTTGCAAAATGTAGAagaattaaaacaaattatgtacaaactttttctttattttttatttttcaacaaaataaattatgacCATCTAATTCTCTTTATGTATAGCTACAAACGGGTGCGAGGAAGTATACATACAAATGTGTTACGCAAAGTGAAAAAGGTGTTACTAAGTCCGCCAAATGGGCTGCACCAGAATTTTCTCCAACTGCGTGTTGTGCACACCCTGGATGTAGGTTCATTAAACATGCTAATGAATGTACTACAAAGGGACAGTATGAAGGACGAAACGATCTGCAAAGAAATGATCCTCGCCGTggttataaatttaaatttgaagaatgaaaaaaggaccAAAATAAAGGGGTCTGTGTTAAGTGGGGAAAACATCAACTGTGCCGATCGCCTCGACCATTTTGAAGACTCATTGGTGAACACACCTCGATGTGCCCTCTCGAATAGCAGCAATGACACGGACGAAGGTACTCACCACCTTGTAACAGCGTGCACACCGCTACATGGCGACCATTTCTGGATGCTAAAAAGAAGACAAACCCTCCTTGAacattttacaaacaaaGATTACACATACGTAGCGGAGAAGAATCACCCGCCCGTTAaactaaaaaagaaagactTCTGCTTCCTTGTGTACAacataaacaaattaaaaataaaaaattattacaatgTATACGACTATATAAAGCACGAGTTGAGTGCTAGCCTGCCAGTTATGAATGTATACAGCTGCTGCATCATGTTGGACTgcttaataaatttaaatatacttgatcaaaaattatttaaaaaaatactgaccactttgaaaatattattcgATAAAAATCACTATAACGAGAAGGACGTTACGGATATTTTCGCATCCCTATGCAGATATGACCAAAAAAATTCGGCGCATCATATCGAAATATTGAACTTCCTACAATCgttatatttaaaagtaCAAAtcaaattacaaaaatataattacataaatttaatttcgaTTTTCTATTCCGCCTCTTactttaacataatttttaccaACAATGTGCTGCAAGATTTGTGTATAGACGTGCTTAACAATTTTCAGTCAATGGATATGAAATTACTTCTCCCCTTTctatactttttaaaaagtcaaaattatgaaattaatatatttttttttaacagcatCATGGAGAAAGTCCTTTCCAAAATAAAAGATGCGCACAcgtttttttactctttttatattttgtcaAATTTTACTTCCAAGACTCTACAAAAAGAGATTCCCATTTTGACCAAACTGGCTTACTTACTGCGGCgtaatgaaaatattctaAATGTAGAGGAAAAACTCGCCATCGCATTACACACAGTTGTAACTCCTGTGTTGATGTTAAATGAgaccttcttcctcttctgcGAAAGAACGTTTGTGGATATTTTGTGTGCAGCACCTGAGGAGGGGCATACACGACTAAACAAAAGCAACCAATTTGATACAACACCGAAGGTAAcctcccccaaatggaacAACAGCTTTGCCCCATATTTCATCAACAGTgataatcataataatttttgtttcaacACAAATTTCGGGAGTGCCGAATTggaagtttttctttttttgctactGTCAGATATGTATGAGAACAAACGcttgctttttaaaaagggggactgCTTAACAACGcaggatgaaaaaaacaaactcgCCAAACTCCAGGGAAAACAGATACACACACGTAAATTGGACGTACTGTTCAACTTTATATACATCAAATTACAGAATGATGGCCTCAGTTACttcgtaaaaaataacatccaTTCGTTCGATCGGCAATTTTGCGCCAAACGGTTGGATACTCAAAGAGTACACAAGTACACCACGATTTTTAACTCAAGCAAATATTCAAATGaagcgggaaaaaataatgggaGGACGATCCAAATTTTCAACGAGATGAGGGAACACTTCCCCGACTTGGAAGAAACTCTTTTTAATGTAATCAAAATATGTtatgaagatttttttatttacaaatttttcgcaaaaaaaaaggacgaacattttgttaattattgGAGCCAAAACGAACGCTGCAGTTACGCCGAttcgtttttcctccacAGGAATGATAgcataattataaaattgaaaaaaaatatgttcattaaTTCGCTGCACATTCCGTATGTGTTAAAGCCGTTTCTGTAA